A single window of Danio rerio strain Tuebingen ecotype United States chromosome 15, GRCz12tu, whole genome shotgun sequence DNA harbors:
- the proser3 gene encoding proline and serine-rich protein 3 isoform X1, whose product MRSSGAAVFTRHNPFPPDPPLSKSHYSPSRSRKIPKQQKRLALSPVRFAEPPSPPDPPQTASLRKEDQVFHERSRSVVLCPPSSTECQLSFSESWPSTELSCSADNTNISPCSEAQTKAMRNMVAPETNGSKEPSVLAKYIERFRFGKPQSREERQHQTTDGGVDQPFWWMSTSPPSSSTPTQSSEKHIREALDLMNDDPEISQSPISKPRLDETSMSPTRHMLNLSLLSELCESSHCDQEEPEILQLQERASRLLQRSEHSLSSVSVPISSEGLGCSDFSSPVSTDEPLRRPVLSTLMPSNHLVLEAGLCEGMPIPPAVGSEGSGVRREDDILFQWRLRRKMEQARQRCLEAPFYNSVLHLPLSQTAGPNKKQSTLNSSPHQTANLSFTPVTSVSLDPPVLETTLPISSPSVSRLQPDVIREQPDLDVHPKALRQHSSRTVTNNLESPYSQSQQQQHRKQIRPRTSIPESTAEQRTQRSQRSSSPSPQTSDSTEEHWPNLKEKKETAGKRKTEHERREKKKNAPSSQKKKSERHASEAGRSPVRVRHSRGHEGVTRNPEKPSGKSRWQEECQSSARGGNRAPPPSPIHNALGQAVSEVLFAGSDSPTQCKTPSSSDSQAYTPPPPPQSPAVSCSGVQQSVQVIDQLMQDAEDSDGEEFEDDPLLQVLRQQRKWVKDQLREVDLMLQHL is encoded by the exons ATGAGATCAAG TGGTGCAGCCGTTTTCACAAGACATAATCCGTTTCCACCGGATCCTCCATTGTCCAAGAGCCACTACAGTCCATCTAGATCCAGAAAAATCCCAAAGCAACAAAAACGGCTG GCCTTGAGTCCAGTCCGATTCGCTGAACCACCAAGTCCTCCAGATCCTCCTCAGACAGCATCTTTAAGAAAGGAGGACCAGGTCTTCCATGAAAGATCACGTAGTGTGGTTCTCTGCCCTCCTTCATCTACTGAATGCCAGCTGAGCTTCTCTGAGTCTTGGCCTTCCACTGAGCTCAGTTGCTCTGCTGACAACACTAACATTTCTCCCTGCTCTGAAGCTCAAACAAAAGCCATGAGAAACATGGTTGCACCGGAGACAAATGGATCCAAGGAACCATCAGTTCTTGCAAA GTACATTGAACGCTTTCGTTTCGGAAAGCCACAGAGTCGAGAGGAGAGGCAGCACCAGACGACTGATGGAGGAGTAGATCAGCCATTTTGGTGGATGTCCACATCTCCTCCATCCAGTTCAACACCAACACAATCTTCAGAGAAACATATCAGAG AAGCACTTGACCTCATGAATGATGATCCTGAAATCAGCCAGAGCCCAATTTCGAAGCCTCGGCTTGATGAAACTTCAATGTCTCCAACTAGACACATGCTCAACCTCAGCCTGCTG AGTGAATTATGTGAATCATCGCACTGTGATCAAGAAGAACCAGAGATACTGCAGCTACAGGAGCGAGCCAGCCGTTTACTGCAGAGGAG TGAGCATTCTCTCAGCAGTGTCTCTGTGCCTATCAGCTCTGAGGGTCTGGGCTGCTCTGATTTCTCCTCACCCGTCAGCACAGATGAGCCACTCAGAAGACCAGTCCTGTCCACCTTAATGCCTTCAAACCACC TGGTTTTAGAGGCCGGTTTGTGTGAAGGGATGCCTATTCCTCCAGCAGTGGGTTCTGAAGGGTCTGGTGTCCGCCGTGAAGATGACATCCTGTTTCAGTGGCGTTTGAGAAGGAAGATGGAACAGGCTAGACAGCGGTGTCTGGAGGCCCCTTTTTACAATTCTGTTCTCCATTTACCTCTGTCACAAACTGCAGGACCAAACAAG AAGCAAAGCACATTAAACAGCTCGCCTCATCAGACAGCAAACCTCTCCTTCACACCAGTCACCTCCGTTAGCCTCGATCCTCCAGTCCTTGAAACTACTCTCCCTATTTCAAGCCCCAGCGTCTCCAGACTCCAGCCTGATGTCATTCGAGAGCAACCAGACCTCGACGTCCATCCCAAAGCCCTTCGCCAGCACTCCAGTAGAACTGTCACAAACAATCTGGAATCTCCTTATTCCCAATCACAGCAACAACAACACCGCAAACAAATCAGACCACGAACCAGCATCCCAGAAAGCACAGCAGAGCAGCGCACACAGAGATCACAGAGATCATCTTCTCCATCTCCACAAACATCTGACAGCACAGAGGAGCACTGGCCAAACCTGAAGGAGAAGAAGGAGACTGCAGGCAAAAGAAAGACTGAACATGAGAGACGAGAGAAGAAGAAGAATGCACCTTCAAGCCAAAAGAAGAAATCAGAACG TCATGCTAGCGAGGCAGGCAGAAGCCCAGTGAGAGTCAGACATTCCAGGGGTCATGAAGGGGTCACTCGCAATCCGGAGAAGCCAAGTGGAAAAAGCAGGTGGCAGGAAGAGTGTCAAAGTTCAGCACGAGGAGGAAACCGAGCACCGCCACCCTCACCTATACACAACGCTCTGGGACAG GCAGTCTCTGAGGTGCTGTTTGCCGGTTCAGATTCTCCAACACAATGCAAGACTCCAAGTTCTTCAGATTCTCAAGCATACACACCACCTCCACCCCCACAATCCCCAGCGGTCTCTTGTTCCGGTGTGCAGCAATCCGTGCAGGTCATAGATCAACTCATGCAGGACGCAGAAG ACTCTGATGGGGAGGAGTTTGAAGACGATCCATTATTGCAAGTACTCAGACAACAGAGAAAATGGGTAAAGGATCAACTTCG tgaGGTGGACCTGATGCTCCAGCACCTCTGA
- the proser3 gene encoding proline and serine-rich protein 3 isoform X3, whose translation MRSSGAAVFTRHNPFPPDPPLSKSHYSPSRSRKIPKQQKRLALSPVRFAEPPSPPDPPQTASLRKEDQVFHERSRSVVLCPPSSTECQLSFSESWPSTELSCSADNTNISPCSEAQTKAMRNMVAPETNGSKEPSVLAKYIERFRFGKPQSREERQHQTTDGGVDQPFWWMSTSPPSSSTPTQSSEKHIREALDLMNDDPEISQSPISKPRLDETSMSPTRHMLNLSLLSELCESSHCDQEEPEILQLQERASRLLQRSSVSVPISSEGLGCSDFSSPVSTDEPLRRPVLSTLMPSNHLVLEAGLCEGMPIPPAVGSEGSGVRREDDILFQWRLRRKMEQARQRCLEAPFYNSVLHLPLSQTAGPNKKQSTLNSSPHQTANLSFTPVTSVSLDPPVLETTLPISSPSVSRLQPDVIREQPDLDVHPKALRQHSSRTVTNNLESPYSQSQQQQHRKQIRPRTSIPESTAEQRTQRSQRSSSPSPQTSDSTEEHWPNLKEKKETAGKRKTEHERREKKKNAPSSQKKKSERHASEAGRSPVRVRHSRGHEGVTRNPEKPSGKSRWQEECQSSARGGNRAPPPSPIHNALGQAVSEVLFAGSDSPTQCKTPSSSDSQAYTPPPPPQSPAVSCSGVQQSVQVIDQLMQDAEDSDGEEFEDDPLLQVLRQQRKWVKDQLREVDLMLQHL comes from the exons ATGAGATCAAG TGGTGCAGCCGTTTTCACAAGACATAATCCGTTTCCACCGGATCCTCCATTGTCCAAGAGCCACTACAGTCCATCTAGATCCAGAAAAATCCCAAAGCAACAAAAACGGCTG GCCTTGAGTCCAGTCCGATTCGCTGAACCACCAAGTCCTCCAGATCCTCCTCAGACAGCATCTTTAAGAAAGGAGGACCAGGTCTTCCATGAAAGATCACGTAGTGTGGTTCTCTGCCCTCCTTCATCTACTGAATGCCAGCTGAGCTTCTCTGAGTCTTGGCCTTCCACTGAGCTCAGTTGCTCTGCTGACAACACTAACATTTCTCCCTGCTCTGAAGCTCAAACAAAAGCCATGAGAAACATGGTTGCACCGGAGACAAATGGATCCAAGGAACCATCAGTTCTTGCAAA GTACATTGAACGCTTTCGTTTCGGAAAGCCACAGAGTCGAGAGGAGAGGCAGCACCAGACGACTGATGGAGGAGTAGATCAGCCATTTTGGTGGATGTCCACATCTCCTCCATCCAGTTCAACACCAACACAATCTTCAGAGAAACATATCAGAG AAGCACTTGACCTCATGAATGATGATCCTGAAATCAGCCAGAGCCCAATTTCGAAGCCTCGGCTTGATGAAACTTCAATGTCTCCAACTAGACACATGCTCAACCTCAGCCTGCTG AGTGAATTATGTGAATCATCGCACTGTGATCAAGAAGAACCAGAGATACTGCAGCTACAGGAGCGAGCCAGCCGTTTACTGCAGAGGAG CAGTGTCTCTGTGCCTATCAGCTCTGAGGGTCTGGGCTGCTCTGATTTCTCCTCACCCGTCAGCACAGATGAGCCACTCAGAAGACCAGTCCTGTCCACCTTAATGCCTTCAAACCACC TGGTTTTAGAGGCCGGTTTGTGTGAAGGGATGCCTATTCCTCCAGCAGTGGGTTCTGAAGGGTCTGGTGTCCGCCGTGAAGATGACATCCTGTTTCAGTGGCGTTTGAGAAGGAAGATGGAACAGGCTAGACAGCGGTGTCTGGAGGCCCCTTTTTACAATTCTGTTCTCCATTTACCTCTGTCACAAACTGCAGGACCAAACAAG AAGCAAAGCACATTAAACAGCTCGCCTCATCAGACAGCAAACCTCTCCTTCACACCAGTCACCTCCGTTAGCCTCGATCCTCCAGTCCTTGAAACTACTCTCCCTATTTCAAGCCCCAGCGTCTCCAGACTCCAGCCTGATGTCATTCGAGAGCAACCAGACCTCGACGTCCATCCCAAAGCCCTTCGCCAGCACTCCAGTAGAACTGTCACAAACAATCTGGAATCTCCTTATTCCCAATCACAGCAACAACAACACCGCAAACAAATCAGACCACGAACCAGCATCCCAGAAAGCACAGCAGAGCAGCGCACACAGAGATCACAGAGATCATCTTCTCCATCTCCACAAACATCTGACAGCACAGAGGAGCACTGGCCAAACCTGAAGGAGAAGAAGGAGACTGCAGGCAAAAGAAAGACTGAACATGAGAGACGAGAGAAGAAGAAGAATGCACCTTCAAGCCAAAAGAAGAAATCAGAACG TCATGCTAGCGAGGCAGGCAGAAGCCCAGTGAGAGTCAGACATTCCAGGGGTCATGAAGGGGTCACTCGCAATCCGGAGAAGCCAAGTGGAAAAAGCAGGTGGCAGGAAGAGTGTCAAAGTTCAGCACGAGGAGGAAACCGAGCACCGCCACCCTCACCTATACACAACGCTCTGGGACAG GCAGTCTCTGAGGTGCTGTTTGCCGGTTCAGATTCTCCAACACAATGCAAGACTCCAAGTTCTTCAGATTCTCAAGCATACACACCACCTCCACCCCCACAATCCCCAGCGGTCTCTTGTTCCGGTGTGCAGCAATCCGTGCAGGTCATAGATCAACTCATGCAGGACGCAGAAG ACTCTGATGGGGAGGAGTTTGAAGACGATCCATTATTGCAAGTACTCAGACAACAGAGAAAATGGGTAAAGGATCAACTTCG tgaGGTGGACCTGATGCTCCAGCACCTCTGA
- the proser3 gene encoding proline and serine-rich protein 3 isoform X5 — translation MRSSGAAVFTRHNPFPPDPPLSKSHYSPSRSRKIPKQQKRLALSPVRFAEPPSPPDPPQTASLRKEDQVFHERSRSVVLCPPSSTECQLSFSESWPSTELSCSADNTNISPCSEAQTKAMRNMVAPETNGSKEPSVLAKYIERFRFGKPQSREERQHQTTDGGVDQPFWWMSTSPPSSSTPTQSSEKHIREALDLMNDDPEISQSPISKPRLDETSMSPTRHMLNLSLLSELCESSHCDQEEPEILQLQERASRLLQRSSVSVPISSEGLGCSDFSSPVSTDEPLRRPVLSTLMPSNHLVLEAGLCEGMPIPPAVGSEGSGVRREDDILFQWRLRRKMEQARQRCLEAPFYNSVLHLPLSQTAGPNKQSTLNSSPHQTANLSFTPVTSVSLDPPVLETTLPISSPSVSRLQPDVIREQPDLDVHPKALRQHSSRTVTNNLESPYSQSQQQQHRKQIRPRTSIPESTAEQRTQRSQRSSSPSPQTSDSTEEHWPNLKEKKETAGKRKTEHERREKKKNAPSSQKKKSERHASEAGRSPVRVRHSRGHEGVTRNPEKPSGKSRWQEECQSSARGGNRAPPPSPIHNALGQAVSEVLFAGSDSPTQCKTPSSSDSQAYTPPPPPQSPAVSCSGVQQSVQVIDQLMQDAEDSDGEEFEDDPLLQVLRQQRKWVKDQLREVDLMLQHL, via the exons ATGAGATCAAG TGGTGCAGCCGTTTTCACAAGACATAATCCGTTTCCACCGGATCCTCCATTGTCCAAGAGCCACTACAGTCCATCTAGATCCAGAAAAATCCCAAAGCAACAAAAACGGCTG GCCTTGAGTCCAGTCCGATTCGCTGAACCACCAAGTCCTCCAGATCCTCCTCAGACAGCATCTTTAAGAAAGGAGGACCAGGTCTTCCATGAAAGATCACGTAGTGTGGTTCTCTGCCCTCCTTCATCTACTGAATGCCAGCTGAGCTTCTCTGAGTCTTGGCCTTCCACTGAGCTCAGTTGCTCTGCTGACAACACTAACATTTCTCCCTGCTCTGAAGCTCAAACAAAAGCCATGAGAAACATGGTTGCACCGGAGACAAATGGATCCAAGGAACCATCAGTTCTTGCAAA GTACATTGAACGCTTTCGTTTCGGAAAGCCACAGAGTCGAGAGGAGAGGCAGCACCAGACGACTGATGGAGGAGTAGATCAGCCATTTTGGTGGATGTCCACATCTCCTCCATCCAGTTCAACACCAACACAATCTTCAGAGAAACATATCAGAG AAGCACTTGACCTCATGAATGATGATCCTGAAATCAGCCAGAGCCCAATTTCGAAGCCTCGGCTTGATGAAACTTCAATGTCTCCAACTAGACACATGCTCAACCTCAGCCTGCTG AGTGAATTATGTGAATCATCGCACTGTGATCAAGAAGAACCAGAGATACTGCAGCTACAGGAGCGAGCCAGCCGTTTACTGCAGAGGAG CAGTGTCTCTGTGCCTATCAGCTCTGAGGGTCTGGGCTGCTCTGATTTCTCCTCACCCGTCAGCACAGATGAGCCACTCAGAAGACCAGTCCTGTCCACCTTAATGCCTTCAAACCACC TGGTTTTAGAGGCCGGTTTGTGTGAAGGGATGCCTATTCCTCCAGCAGTGGGTTCTGAAGGGTCTGGTGTCCGCCGTGAAGATGACATCCTGTTTCAGTGGCGTTTGAGAAGGAAGATGGAACAGGCTAGACAGCGGTGTCTGGAGGCCCCTTTTTACAATTCTGTTCTCCATTTACCTCTGTCACAAACTGCAGGACCAAACAAG CAAAGCACATTAAACAGCTCGCCTCATCAGACAGCAAACCTCTCCTTCACACCAGTCACCTCCGTTAGCCTCGATCCTCCAGTCCTTGAAACTACTCTCCCTATTTCAAGCCCCAGCGTCTCCAGACTCCAGCCTGATGTCATTCGAGAGCAACCAGACCTCGACGTCCATCCCAAAGCCCTTCGCCAGCACTCCAGTAGAACTGTCACAAACAATCTGGAATCTCCTTATTCCCAATCACAGCAACAACAACACCGCAAACAAATCAGACCACGAACCAGCATCCCAGAAAGCACAGCAGAGCAGCGCACACAGAGATCACAGAGATCATCTTCTCCATCTCCACAAACATCTGACAGCACAGAGGAGCACTGGCCAAACCTGAAGGAGAAGAAGGAGACTGCAGGCAAAAGAAAGACTGAACATGAGAGACGAGAGAAGAAGAAGAATGCACCTTCAAGCCAAAAGAAGAAATCAGAACG TCATGCTAGCGAGGCAGGCAGAAGCCCAGTGAGAGTCAGACATTCCAGGGGTCATGAAGGGGTCACTCGCAATCCGGAGAAGCCAAGTGGAAAAAGCAGGTGGCAGGAAGAGTGTCAAAGTTCAGCACGAGGAGGAAACCGAGCACCGCCACCCTCACCTATACACAACGCTCTGGGACAG GCAGTCTCTGAGGTGCTGTTTGCCGGTTCAGATTCTCCAACACAATGCAAGACTCCAAGTTCTTCAGATTCTCAAGCATACACACCACCTCCACCCCCACAATCCCCAGCGGTCTCTTGTTCCGGTGTGCAGCAATCCGTGCAGGTCATAGATCAACTCATGCAGGACGCAGAAG ACTCTGATGGGGAGGAGTTTGAAGACGATCCATTATTGCAAGTACTCAGACAACAGAGAAAATGGGTAAAGGATCAACTTCG tgaGGTGGACCTGATGCTCCAGCACCTCTGA
- the proser3 gene encoding proline and serine-rich protein 3 isoform X4, giving the protein MRSSGAAVFTRHNPFPPDPPLSKSHYSPSRSRKIPKQQKRLALSPVRFAEPPSPPDPPQTASLRKEDQVFHERSRSVVLCPPSSTECQLSFSESWPSTELSCSADNTNISPCSEAQTKAMRNMVAPETNGSKEPSVLAKYIERFRFGKPQSREERQHQTTDGGVDQPFWWMSTSPPSSSTPTQSSEKHIREALDLMNDDPEISQSPISKPRLDETSMSPTRHMLNLSLLSELCESSHCDQEEPEILQLQERASRLLQRSVSVPISSEGLGCSDFSSPVSTDEPLRRPVLSTLMPSNHLVLEAGLCEGMPIPPAVGSEGSGVRREDDILFQWRLRRKMEQARQRCLEAPFYNSVLHLPLSQTAGPNKKQSTLNSSPHQTANLSFTPVTSVSLDPPVLETTLPISSPSVSRLQPDVIREQPDLDVHPKALRQHSSRTVTNNLESPYSQSQQQQHRKQIRPRTSIPESTAEQRTQRSQRSSSPSPQTSDSTEEHWPNLKEKKETAGKRKTEHERREKKKNAPSSQKKKSERHASEAGRSPVRVRHSRGHEGVTRNPEKPSGKSRWQEECQSSARGGNRAPPPSPIHNALGQAVSEVLFAGSDSPTQCKTPSSSDSQAYTPPPPPQSPAVSCSGVQQSVQVIDQLMQDAEDSDGEEFEDDPLLQVLRQQRKWVKDQLREVDLMLQHL; this is encoded by the exons ATGAGATCAAG TGGTGCAGCCGTTTTCACAAGACATAATCCGTTTCCACCGGATCCTCCATTGTCCAAGAGCCACTACAGTCCATCTAGATCCAGAAAAATCCCAAAGCAACAAAAACGGCTG GCCTTGAGTCCAGTCCGATTCGCTGAACCACCAAGTCCTCCAGATCCTCCTCAGACAGCATCTTTAAGAAAGGAGGACCAGGTCTTCCATGAAAGATCACGTAGTGTGGTTCTCTGCCCTCCTTCATCTACTGAATGCCAGCTGAGCTTCTCTGAGTCTTGGCCTTCCACTGAGCTCAGTTGCTCTGCTGACAACACTAACATTTCTCCCTGCTCTGAAGCTCAAACAAAAGCCATGAGAAACATGGTTGCACCGGAGACAAATGGATCCAAGGAACCATCAGTTCTTGCAAA GTACATTGAACGCTTTCGTTTCGGAAAGCCACAGAGTCGAGAGGAGAGGCAGCACCAGACGACTGATGGAGGAGTAGATCAGCCATTTTGGTGGATGTCCACATCTCCTCCATCCAGTTCAACACCAACACAATCTTCAGAGAAACATATCAGAG AAGCACTTGACCTCATGAATGATGATCCTGAAATCAGCCAGAGCCCAATTTCGAAGCCTCGGCTTGATGAAACTTCAATGTCTCCAACTAGACACATGCTCAACCTCAGCCTGCTG AGTGAATTATGTGAATCATCGCACTGTGATCAAGAAGAACCAGAGATACTGCAGCTACAGGAGCGAGCCAGCCGTTTACTGCAGAGGAG TGTCTCTGTGCCTATCAGCTCTGAGGGTCTGGGCTGCTCTGATTTCTCCTCACCCGTCAGCACAGATGAGCCACTCAGAAGACCAGTCCTGTCCACCTTAATGCCTTCAAACCACC TGGTTTTAGAGGCCGGTTTGTGTGAAGGGATGCCTATTCCTCCAGCAGTGGGTTCTGAAGGGTCTGGTGTCCGCCGTGAAGATGACATCCTGTTTCAGTGGCGTTTGAGAAGGAAGATGGAACAGGCTAGACAGCGGTGTCTGGAGGCCCCTTTTTACAATTCTGTTCTCCATTTACCTCTGTCACAAACTGCAGGACCAAACAAG AAGCAAAGCACATTAAACAGCTCGCCTCATCAGACAGCAAACCTCTCCTTCACACCAGTCACCTCCGTTAGCCTCGATCCTCCAGTCCTTGAAACTACTCTCCCTATTTCAAGCCCCAGCGTCTCCAGACTCCAGCCTGATGTCATTCGAGAGCAACCAGACCTCGACGTCCATCCCAAAGCCCTTCGCCAGCACTCCAGTAGAACTGTCACAAACAATCTGGAATCTCCTTATTCCCAATCACAGCAACAACAACACCGCAAACAAATCAGACCACGAACCAGCATCCCAGAAAGCACAGCAGAGCAGCGCACACAGAGATCACAGAGATCATCTTCTCCATCTCCACAAACATCTGACAGCACAGAGGAGCACTGGCCAAACCTGAAGGAGAAGAAGGAGACTGCAGGCAAAAGAAAGACTGAACATGAGAGACGAGAGAAGAAGAAGAATGCACCTTCAAGCCAAAAGAAGAAATCAGAACG TCATGCTAGCGAGGCAGGCAGAAGCCCAGTGAGAGTCAGACATTCCAGGGGTCATGAAGGGGTCACTCGCAATCCGGAGAAGCCAAGTGGAAAAAGCAGGTGGCAGGAAGAGTGTCAAAGTTCAGCACGAGGAGGAAACCGAGCACCGCCACCCTCACCTATACACAACGCTCTGGGACAG GCAGTCTCTGAGGTGCTGTTTGCCGGTTCAGATTCTCCAACACAATGCAAGACTCCAAGTTCTTCAGATTCTCAAGCATACACACCACCTCCACCCCCACAATCCCCAGCGGTCTCTTGTTCCGGTGTGCAGCAATCCGTGCAGGTCATAGATCAACTCATGCAGGACGCAGAAG ACTCTGATGGGGAGGAGTTTGAAGACGATCCATTATTGCAAGTACTCAGACAACAGAGAAAATGGGTAAAGGATCAACTTCG tgaGGTGGACCTGATGCTCCAGCACCTCTGA
- the proser3 gene encoding proline and serine-rich protein 3 isoform X6 codes for MRSSGAAVFTRHNPFPPDPPLSKSHYSPSRSRKIPKQQKRLALSPVRFAEPPSPPDPPQTASLRKEDQVFHERSRSVVLCPPSSTECQLSFSESWPSTELSCSADNTNISPCSEAQTKAMRNMVAPETNGSKEPSVLAKYIERFRFGKPQSREERQHQTTDGGVDQPFWWMSTSPPSSSTPTQSSEKHIREALDLMNDDPEISQSPISKPRLDETSMSPTRHMLNLSLLSELCESSHCDQEEPEILQLQERASRLLQRSVSVPISSEGLGCSDFSSPVSTDEPLRRPVLSTLMPSNHLVLEAGLCEGMPIPPAVGSEGSGVRREDDILFQWRLRRKMEQARQRCLEAPFYNSVLHLPLSQTAGPNKQSTLNSSPHQTANLSFTPVTSVSLDPPVLETTLPISSPSVSRLQPDVIREQPDLDVHPKALRQHSSRTVTNNLESPYSQSQQQQHRKQIRPRTSIPESTAEQRTQRSQRSSSPSPQTSDSTEEHWPNLKEKKETAGKRKTEHERREKKKNAPSSQKKKSERHASEAGRSPVRVRHSRGHEGVTRNPEKPSGKSRWQEECQSSARGGNRAPPPSPIHNALGQAVSEVLFAGSDSPTQCKTPSSSDSQAYTPPPPPQSPAVSCSGVQQSVQVIDQLMQDAEDSDGEEFEDDPLLQVLRQQRKWVKDQLREVDLMLQHL; via the exons ATGAGATCAAG TGGTGCAGCCGTTTTCACAAGACATAATCCGTTTCCACCGGATCCTCCATTGTCCAAGAGCCACTACAGTCCATCTAGATCCAGAAAAATCCCAAAGCAACAAAAACGGCTG GCCTTGAGTCCAGTCCGATTCGCTGAACCACCAAGTCCTCCAGATCCTCCTCAGACAGCATCTTTAAGAAAGGAGGACCAGGTCTTCCATGAAAGATCACGTAGTGTGGTTCTCTGCCCTCCTTCATCTACTGAATGCCAGCTGAGCTTCTCTGAGTCTTGGCCTTCCACTGAGCTCAGTTGCTCTGCTGACAACACTAACATTTCTCCCTGCTCTGAAGCTCAAACAAAAGCCATGAGAAACATGGTTGCACCGGAGACAAATGGATCCAAGGAACCATCAGTTCTTGCAAA GTACATTGAACGCTTTCGTTTCGGAAAGCCACAGAGTCGAGAGGAGAGGCAGCACCAGACGACTGATGGAGGAGTAGATCAGCCATTTTGGTGGATGTCCACATCTCCTCCATCCAGTTCAACACCAACACAATCTTCAGAGAAACATATCAGAG AAGCACTTGACCTCATGAATGATGATCCTGAAATCAGCCAGAGCCCAATTTCGAAGCCTCGGCTTGATGAAACTTCAATGTCTCCAACTAGACACATGCTCAACCTCAGCCTGCTG AGTGAATTATGTGAATCATCGCACTGTGATCAAGAAGAACCAGAGATACTGCAGCTACAGGAGCGAGCCAGCCGTTTACTGCAGAGGAG TGTCTCTGTGCCTATCAGCTCTGAGGGTCTGGGCTGCTCTGATTTCTCCTCACCCGTCAGCACAGATGAGCCACTCAGAAGACCAGTCCTGTCCACCTTAATGCCTTCAAACCACC TGGTTTTAGAGGCCGGTTTGTGTGAAGGGATGCCTATTCCTCCAGCAGTGGGTTCTGAAGGGTCTGGTGTCCGCCGTGAAGATGACATCCTGTTTCAGTGGCGTTTGAGAAGGAAGATGGAACAGGCTAGACAGCGGTGTCTGGAGGCCCCTTTTTACAATTCTGTTCTCCATTTACCTCTGTCACAAACTGCAGGACCAAACAAG CAAAGCACATTAAACAGCTCGCCTCATCAGACAGCAAACCTCTCCTTCACACCAGTCACCTCCGTTAGCCTCGATCCTCCAGTCCTTGAAACTACTCTCCCTATTTCAAGCCCCAGCGTCTCCAGACTCCAGCCTGATGTCATTCGAGAGCAACCAGACCTCGACGTCCATCCCAAAGCCCTTCGCCAGCACTCCAGTAGAACTGTCACAAACAATCTGGAATCTCCTTATTCCCAATCACAGCAACAACAACACCGCAAACAAATCAGACCACGAACCAGCATCCCAGAAAGCACAGCAGAGCAGCGCACACAGAGATCACAGAGATCATCTTCTCCATCTCCACAAACATCTGACAGCACAGAGGAGCACTGGCCAAACCTGAAGGAGAAGAAGGAGACTGCAGGCAAAAGAAAGACTGAACATGAGAGACGAGAGAAGAAGAAGAATGCACCTTCAAGCCAAAAGAAGAAATCAGAACG TCATGCTAGCGAGGCAGGCAGAAGCCCAGTGAGAGTCAGACATTCCAGGGGTCATGAAGGGGTCACTCGCAATCCGGAGAAGCCAAGTGGAAAAAGCAGGTGGCAGGAAGAGTGTCAAAGTTCAGCACGAGGAGGAAACCGAGCACCGCCACCCTCACCTATACACAACGCTCTGGGACAG GCAGTCTCTGAGGTGCTGTTTGCCGGTTCAGATTCTCCAACACAATGCAAGACTCCAAGTTCTTCAGATTCTCAAGCATACACACCACCTCCACCCCCACAATCCCCAGCGGTCTCTTGTTCCGGTGTGCAGCAATCCGTGCAGGTCATAGATCAACTCATGCAGGACGCAGAAG ACTCTGATGGGGAGGAGTTTGAAGACGATCCATTATTGCAAGTACTCAGACAACAGAGAAAATGGGTAAAGGATCAACTTCG tgaGGTGGACCTGATGCTCCAGCACCTCTGA